A genomic region of Rhipicephalus sanguineus isolate Rsan-2018 chromosome 1, BIME_Rsan_1.4, whole genome shotgun sequence contains the following coding sequences:
- the LOC119395777 gene encoding RNA-binding protein squid, with protein sequence MADGDQQGNYGEGDFSADGQYGEYNDGQFTDGQYQQEGEANAQTNEAAQNGSDAKTNEDERKLFVGGISWDTDNKDLREYFSKFGVVVDVNIKTDPTTGKSRGFGFVTFNAKDAIEAVLKATPHTVKGKQIDPKPAKARPGIKKIFVGGLESDMPEADIKAYFEKFGPVENVELPFDKAKNQRRQFAFVTFEREDSVELVCREPKQKIGNKECDIKKATPKPDARGMRGGWGGGGGFGAGAGGRGGRGGRGGRGRGGGYQNQGWGNQGGYGGGGYGGGGYGQGYGGGYGQGYGGGYGNYDYGSGYGGGYDYSGWNYGGGQGGYGSGYGQQQSNYNKTRRGGGGGAGGGGYHPYSR encoded by the exons ATGGCGGACGGAGATCAGCAAGGAAACTACGGTGAGGGAGATTTTTCGGCTGATGGACAGTACGGCGAGTATAATGACGGCCAGTTCACAGACGGTCAGTACCAGCAAGAGGGCGAAGCGAATGCGCAGACAAACGAAGCCGCCCAAAATGGCTCCGACGCGAAGACTAACGAGGACGAGAG AAAACTCTTTGTTGGTGGCATAAGCTGGGACACCGATAACA AGGACCTTCGGGAATACTTCTCGAAGTTCGGCGTTGTCGTTGATGTCAACATCAAGACAGATCCCACGACAGGAAAATCCAGAGGCTTCGGTTTTGTCACATTCAATGCAAAAGACGCGATCGAGGCT GTGCTCAAGGCGACCCCACACACTGTCAAGGGCAAACAAATTGACCCTAAGCCTGCGAAGGCGCGCCCCGGGATCAAAAAGATTTTTGTTGGCGGATTGGAGTCCGACATGCCAGAGGCTGACATCAAGGCCTACTTCGAGAAGTTCGGACCC gtGGAAAATGTGGAGCTTCCGTTTGACAAGGCAAAGAACCAGAGGCGCCAGTTTGCTTTTGTGACCTTTGAGCGAGAAGACTCCGTGGAGCTGGTCTGCCGGGAGCCAAAGCAGAAGATTGGCAACAAAGAGTGCGACATCAAGAAAGCGACACCCAAGCCTGATGCCAGAGGCATGCGTGGTGGATGGGGTGGTGGCGGCGGCTTCGGTGCCGGCGCTGGTGGACGTGGTGGACGCGGAGGCAGAGGCGGCCGTGGACGGGGTGGAG GCTACCAGAACCAGGGCTGGGGCAACCAGGGAGGCTATGGAGGTGGCGGCTATGGCGGCGGCGGCTATGGCCAGGGTTATGGTGGCGGCTATGGCCAAGGATACGGTGGTGGCTATGGTAACTACGACTATGGCAGTGGCTATGGCGGAGGCTACGACTACTCCGGGTGGAACTATGGCGGCGGCCAGGGGGGTTACGGAAGCGGATACG GCCAACAACAGAGTAACTACAACAAGACGCGCCGCGGTGGGGGAGGTGGTGCCGGTGGTGGAGGCTACCACCCCTACAGTCGTTAA